CCTACATATAGAAATACCTAAATTTAGcataaataatcatattaaacatctcaaatcgtcgagacatgagaAAAATGTGAGGcggtatatatcaaaatatgcatacattaaacCGATTATCAATAAGCCTTGTCTAGTTGATAGTAGGTTTCTATGACTACTTATCATTTTTCGCATTTCGATCGTCTCActatctttttattatttatgttgttttTACATGGCTTATCAGTGTTGTTCcttcctatttttctttttattaatgTGGTGTTTATGCTCTCCTGAGGCGGGTATATTGAAAACAACATTTCTATCTTCACAAGATAAAGATAAGATTTGCGTACATATTATCCTCCTCAAATCTCACTATATGGGATTATATTGGATATTTTGTTGTTATAAGCCATTTATGTCAAACATTTATTATTGACATGGCTAATACCACTTGGACTACCCCCAAGAAGGTTGTCATAAAAGTGGTTCATAACTAAATAGATGTTCCATCCTATTCAGAGCTTAGCATTTAATTGTTGAAGTGAATGCTCCCCTAGCCGCTAACTTTCGTAATATAGACGAAAAAGATATTTGTTTGAGCTATATTTTTTTAAAGCTAACTTTTGCTCAAACAATCAATTCTTtcaaaattggaaaattattttttagagtttttgaaaaaaattaaaaacctaaTTTTGAAATCAAATTAAAAAATTAACCTTTTTTAGAAAAAAGTTTAGTccaaaaaaaatcacaaaaactGAGTTCATAATCTCCAAAACTTTAGTTAAGCAAACGCCATCTCCGGGcatttgaaggaaaaaaaaattaatttgaaaGATAATATTGCAGCATCTTAATTGTTTGTTGGTATTGTTTTTGTTTTAAAATAGTTTTACTTTTCTTTTCTGAAACTGTTCAAATTAGATATCTCTATGCAAAATTTAGAATATCAAGAATACATGTAATACGAGATGAGTATAAAAtgcaaatataatcaaataaaccATGCACATGCATTAATTAAGTGAATATAAAAAGGAGAACAACAGATAGTGCGTAGAGTGCACATCAACTTTACAATGCAAAAATAGTCCAAAAAATAGTAAGAAGTGTGAGCAAAACAACAGAAACCAATTGgaccaaaaatggaaaaaacttgaAGAAAAAGCTCTTCTATCAACCATCTTTATATTTTCCCAATCTTCTTTTGTCATTTCAATGAAAAAGGGGATAAGACCCCAGACAAAGAGACAAAAACCAAAGTACTGCTTACAATCAAGAGAAAAGATAAAGTGTTGAGATGAGGTGAATATTTGAAAGAAAGTTTTCATGAAATTGGATAAAAGCAAATGCATTCAGAGAAAATCAGAAAGAGACCTACCCCTTCTATTTCCAACCCCAACATCTGACTTATACCAATGTATGTACTCTGTACTAAAAAGACCTGCACTGTGGCATTACCCTAGCCACAACCTTTTTTTCCAAAGTAGAGCCTTTTTCCTAATTTCAATTTTATTCCAACCACAAACCAACAATTTTTTTTCCAAAGTAGAGTCTTTTTCCTAACTTCAATTTTATTCCAACTACTAGCCAAGTCACAGGTATTTTGCATTCACATAGAATTCGGCAAAGAAGATCGCATTTTATGTTGTGTAATGTAAATAATCTATTCTAATACAAGTATTATCGATTACTTTACCGGCGCAAAACCTTAAACAATGTCACAGAAAACATAATTTTGCTGGCTATTGTTTTGAGGCTCCCTTTTTTCCCAACCACAAACCAAAAACCAAACTAAGAAGTTAAGGCTTAGCTCAGCTGAGGCAATAAATTCAGAAGAATCCAACCAGAAGTGAAGGGAAAAGTCCAGCATCATCTTTAAATCCACTTGCTGCTACTGCTGCAGAAACTGTAAAGCAAATGCcagaaatgaaaagaaaaacaaatatcaTCCCTTCGTCATCATGTGTCAGCAACACTGCAGACATGACCATCTTCCCAAACTTCTAAGCAACTCCATCCCAACTTGCTCCTACTTTACTCTTAGGTGGCTTTTGAAGCTTTTAGCTTTTGATTTTGAAGCTTCATGTTTCTCATTCTTGCGAGTGATTTTTAGTAACTAGTAATTTTTTTAAACCATCAAATTAATCTATAACAACACCCAACTCTTATCCCTTTATTAAAGCTATTGCACCTTTGGTCAACTCATGACCCTAAGATTGTATGGAAGAGATGATGATTATCTAAGCAACCCCATCTTGTCAATAGATCATATATAAAATTATCAATGCATATCACTTAAATCAATGTTTGAGAGCCAAAATTTAATACGATGCCTAAATTTTTAACATGAATTTAtaagatatatttttatttgaaatctaattttctaactttttaagatataaagttgttaataatcttttttataatcaattttttctaataattctttttcaattgaTATTATAGACAACTCATTTAATCTTTCTTGAAATATTATTGATTTAAGATAAGATATTATATAGCAAGAAGTATAAAACTATTGAAAGCTTAAAAGTATTGTTGAATACTTAAACTAATAAAATCTTGGAGAAAAAATGTAAGTAAAAATAACAAAGAGATAAAAAAATATGTAGGATTTCATAAAATATGAAAAgattggaaaaaagaaaaattgatTTGAATAAATTAAGAAATGGAGAGTAAAAATATTACAAATTATCTAATGAAGgagtaaaaagtaaaaaattgaaATGTTGGAAAACTATTCATCTACCATTTTTAAGTAAGTCAAATtattactttatatatatatatatatatatatatatatatatatatatataaagatctttccTTTTCCCGACTTAAAAATTCTACTTTTATATAAAaagtattaatattatttttttaaatatctataaacctattatttttaaaaaattggcATAAGCCTTACCTCCGGGAAAATTAGAGCCGGCCTTGTTGAGAGGCAAGAGAAGTCAATAAAACATGAAATATCAATGCAAATATTCATTGCTAATGTCAACAAGATAACTAGTTTACTACAGTAATAGCAAAACATTAAATTTTCCTTTCACCCTACAAATAAACAACAAAAAAGTGCTAAGGCAGTACATTTTTAATTAAGATAAAAGTACAAAATCTAAAGTCAACTAAATAAACTAAGCAAAACCAAAAACAAGAAAATCCAAAATCAAAAGTAGCGTTAGTGAAACAAATATGACAAAAGATACCACACATTCCAAGAACATGAACAAAACGTATCTTCAGTAAGGTGGTGGAGGAGGTGGTGGTTGTCTAGCCGTAGGTGCCCATATCACATCCGACGGCAAATGACAACTATACATAGACATCCCACAAGATTCCGGCGCCGTCGTAGTCGGTGGATGTCCACTATCTTCTCCGCCGGAAACCACCGTATGCGGCGGCGGCGACTGACGGCCACTACCCTCATTTCCTCCACCACCACCAGAATTCCTACCTAATTCCTCCTCAACAGGTAACTTATGAAAAGATGGGCTGTTAAAAGTTGCAGCTACTAAGTACACAGTTCCTGCAGTTACAAGTGGCCCAACTACACCCCCACCCACCACTTGACCTTGTGGACCCGCCAATGAAATTGTGAACCCATTTGCTATCCCATTGTTATTTGATGGAACACTCGCATTTGGTTGAACAATTGTAGCTGAAATTGAGAGTATATCAAATCTACCATGAAAAGTAACTGTTGAAACTGGCGTTGTTGAAGGCTGCCTTAGAGTAACATTTGTAACAGTACCTGAGCCATTGAAAATACAAAGACGCCATATTCAAGGGATTTTTTGCTGAAAGTAAAGTGCGTACTAAGTGACTAATTATATTAAATAAGTACCTGAACAGAAACCCATATTCAAGGGATTTGTTTTGGCCAAATTGAAAGTAAAGTAGGTACTTAAGTGACTAGTTATATTAAATAAGTACCTGAACCGTTGAGAACGCAAAGGCCCATATTCCGtgttctgcaaaatttggtgataGAGTTGATTATGTCAACACCAATTGGAATTTCAAGAATATAAGGGCTCATAGATGGTTCAGCATCACGTGTAATGATAACAGGCGGTTTAGGTCGGTTTTTGGAACCAGGAGGACGGCCACGTGGACGGCGGACAACCTCGATGGTGGCACCGTCGGAGGAAGGCGGCGGCGGTGGAGGAGGTGCTATGGCGGAAACAGGCTGTGGGGTTAAAGCGTCGTTTTTGTCCGCCGTAGTACTGTCGGCTTCTTCAGAATTTTGGCATTCGCGAGAGATTTGGAAAGATGGGTGGTGAAAATGGTGGTGAGAAGGATTTTGCTGAAAGTTTTGAGGAGGATGAAGTTTACCAAACATACTGTTTCTGCTACTATTACTAGAATGatctttcttttcttctagttGTACATATTCTCCTTTCATTTTCTATTTGAAAAAActctatatatttttataaataactACTAATAATGAATAAGATTGTTTAGGAGTAGGGTGATTGGATTTGTAGGTATGGGCATCCAATAATaaaagaacaataaagaaacCCCAGCAGTATCCAATTTATGAACAGATAAGGGGAAAAGGATAGAGATAAATGAAAGAGAAATGGGGTTTTGGAATTTTCCTTCAAAGGGTAATAAATGAATATAATAGTAGAACTGATAGAAGAAGTAGAGAGTGATGGGGAGGGGCAGGGGTGAGGTGGGTGAGCTTGGAAACTAAGTAAAGACTAATGGCGCCGCTGGTTGAAGCTAAGGAAAAGTGTAGGCTCCACATGGTATTTTTGTTTAGCTCAAACTTCGTGGGCGTTtcgacataagaattgtaaaatttaaaaatagGGGGAAATTTTTTTTAagtgaaaataatatttgaaatataGAGTCGTatttggatatgaatataattttgggttgttttgaagttttgtgagtgaaaattttgaaaaatagttttttggagtttttaaaattttcgaaaatttccaaaatgcattttcaagtgaaaattaaaatttttataaacaaacgctgatttcgaaaaaaaaattgaattttttttggaaaaaagagaaaaatttctTGTGTCCAAACGGGCTCGCTCACCGCCATacttttcaaaatttcatatcttcaACTATGAAATTAGACGCAAAGATAGAACTAAATgttaaaataaagactataaagtgAATAAACTGAaaacaagtatagagggagatggatatttttattcaacttcaaattgatgtacataatgaactgaaatctcctctatttatagaagaaaggaagcagctgcgaaacttttcaggaagcagctgcgagtCTGTTTAGGAaacagctgcaaggcttttcaggaagcatcTGCGAAGTTTTGCTTGAGTTGTTTGTAAGCTGTCTATATGAGGCTATAAGCTGCTCGCAACTttcctgtttaataagaagctgttgcAAGTCAATTCTTTgggctgcttgtagataaatttcaatggaatactaaatggataatcttcttagAAGATTATCTACAGCGGAGTAATAAATCgacataacactcccccttagatGTTCATTATTaagtgcctcgttaaaaccttactaggacaAACCCCGTAAAAAAAAAACCAAATCAAGAAAATAGAGTACACTAACAATATACATTGcaagctgcctcattaaaaatcttactAGAAAAATCCAATGGAAAAAAATCTAggcaaggaaaaaagagtacagtgCATACTTTACTCCTCCTGATAAAGACGTTATTTCAAATacctaagtctccgcattccaatttTGTATAGCATCTTCTTGAAGGTTGTAGTTGGCAAAGACTTGGTGAACAAATCTGCCTAATTTTCATTTGTGatgatcatgtgtgtagaataattttggtgaaatgtgcttcgttatatctccttttataaatcctcccttcaattgggctatgcatgcagcattgtcttcgtataaaattgtgggtcttctatcacattccaaatcatatttttctagaatgaaatgaatcattgatctcaaccatacgcattccttacttgctccacatgtaaacacgtagcCGGTTGGGGATCGAGCTTTATAGGGATCAAATATATaacttgcatctgcataaccaacaagatctgcactgtCTTTGTTTGCATAAAACAAACttatatcaagagttccctttaaatatcgcaatatatgcttaaaccagttccaatgtctccttgtaggagaagaactatacCTTGCTAGTAAATAAACAGAAAATGTTATGTCAGGCCCTGTAGCATTAGTAaaatacataagtgcaccaattgcactaagataggaTATTTCAGGATCAAGGAGTTccccatcctcttctggaggtcgaacGGATCTTTACTCACTTCAAGTTATcaaacaaccattggtgtactcaatgggtgtgctttgtccatgtaaaagaaTTTTAAGACCCTTTGTGTAtagacagattgatggataaagattcAGTCTGCTAAATTTTCAATTTACATactaagacaaagttttgtctttccaagatctttcgtctcaaattcttttttaagatattcagttgccttttggagctcttctggagttccaacaagatttatattatcaagataaacaacaagtataacaaattttgatgatttttttattataaaaatacaTTGACAAATAATATCACTTACGTaaccttctttcagcaaatattcactgaagcgattataccacatgcgtccAGATtcctttaaaccgtacaaagtcCTTTGTAATCTGATCGAGTACATTTCTCGAAACTTTGAACTATAtgtttcaggcattttaaatccttcagggaccTTTATAGAGATTTAATCAAAttagtcatataggttatgacttgcatttaaatggcatgacatcttcaggtgtctggactgcAGGTCCGATCCTTATAATCTTTTATAATATTatacactatattgtatcaaatatatcatcGACGATCATTTCATATCAGTTCGCAAACGACATAACTTGTTgtgatctcatcactttcttttattttctggTACCTGAACTTTTTCTgaagtttcatgaaatgttatgtcgtgggaTCTTCTAAAGCTTatttcctccttattatgattattttgatcatttgctcttATCCTTTTCAAGGACTATTACCTTTAAAACTGATTGGTCTATCACGCTTCATGCGTACAGTAAATCctatccttcagggactttaattttaatatgagcatttgcagctgaaatataatattttattttggatcaacaaatgcttctggcatttgacttgaattatcttctgaaTGAGAATCATactaatgataattcgattcatataacaTATTTTTCAACTGCTTATTCCATTCCcctaatgttagaaaaactaataAATATCTCAAATCTTCTTTGGAAAATCTATCTTTGTGatttgtggtagagaaattaatcatatactacgcatcaaaagttattagatagtaaatatatttgATTTCTGATCCAAAACTAATTGTaaggggaggacttatcatatctTGTTGGTATGATGCATACAAATATTGTTGTAtgtaatttagaaaatcttagaccaacacatgaagctttgttctcataagcaatagtttagccattagtATGAGGTATTCAATGTTAAACTAACTTGAATATAAATCAGcattatcaagatgaactgtcttgatttcataatctgaaagttatgctcttaattgagaaaagcaatttcaaatgtcaaactgcaggttgacaataaacacacatgtaaccatctcatatatgcatctataagtggttcacatgataggtgaatgggcaCATATTCATCTTTTATATATTCAAGAATTCAGGggtcttagtcccaactttaggtggtataatcaatttattacgagaacaagcaacacaagagaatttttgaagaatcttctagttcttcagtatatgcttatctgaatttctaaatagctcatttaaaaatggcaaataaaAACTTCAtgtttatcatggcatgtgctatctatgacataaacttttgcattagtaaacttgtgatttactgtggctacttttgtatcagtaaattttTGATTTACTGTAGTTATttttgcctcagtaaaacttctAATTTATTGTGTCTGCtattgcattagtaaacttcttttacaaattgaagaataatgcgagtaacttctcacatacatattaatttaccccctatgattgtgaaaacatgaagattttcaatctttcaaTCAATATGATAACCATTTGTACTAGTAAACTTCGGGTTTACTATAACATATGTTTTGatcataatcatataatatgaatgacatatttgtatataagctctttgagagccttcatttattatccacaatctaatattatTCGGACACTACTGGTCTCacgtgtcttctagacaaacagttagcTCTTGCGGATTttttgatacattttgtactatcaaatattgctcaggCACTTCTAGAAttatgagagaaaatcataatcaaatgagAAATATAAAGACAATTCTAATTTATAAATGACAAATTAAAATTTtcagtatttttaccaccaactttGTGACAAATATCTCATTCGGGGAGAAATGCCATTAACATTTGAATATTTTGTATCTAAGCGGCAATCACATAGTCATTACATCTATCAAGGAAAGCATGAGTTGTTATTTTCTTCAGGAAAATCAATAACAACTAGCCATGACGTACAACAGGTACGTGCTGCAATGATCTTtatgcaacaaaaataatatttaaattatttgttatgataCTTCTTCaggaggtgagttgtggtatttcttcattcacttcagggaatgaaaatgtgcttcaaaaataactttgaatagcgcattattttgtttaagcaaAAAAGACACCGCTTCATAATATTTTCCTATTTCAGGAAAAAAATTCAATTGTTTACTACTTCACGGCAAATTTGAAATACAAAATATTGAGTACATATTCTCTCAATCGTAttacctcttctggaggtgaGTTGTGATATCTTCACAACTAAGAGCGCGTTCATATTTACAAGCTTTATTAATATTGTCACATTCACTTCATGGAatatattaatatttataaaaatttctcatCATTGGgggaataaaatataattatctgAACGTGCATTAATTACGTCACATTATGATGCTTCGAACCTCCTTTTAAGATATTTgctacttcaggagcaaatcgaggcATGCATGCAATATGAAGATTTTTTCTAATTTATCTTCAATTGTAAACATAACAAGCCTAAATTATTACTTCTGGGagtcataggcatataccacttaTGGTAATTAATAAAATTTAGTTACAAGGAGATATACAAAACATTGTCACTTCTGGTGGTCGTACTCTGGTAGAGTTCAAGTAAACCATAAAACTAAGCCATAACAAGACTTAGGAAGTATTGCCACTGCTGCTAGCtatatatttcttgcaaactccCATGCGTAGCCATCAATAAAGTTGAAAATAATAAATCATGGTCTCTTCTCTTAATATTATTCTTCAGGAATAAATTTATGGCATGAACTGCCAAGTAACCAATTAAGCTCCCTAGACCAATGAACAAAGCGCATACTGTTGGTTAAAAAAAAACAGGAATATCTGATATGAAGAAAGTACTAACCTTTTGAGTATAATTCTTAATGATGGCGATTAGATCTGATTTATAGCCATAGATTTTTGCTAACTCAACTCAACGAATAGTTAGTGTTAAGCAAATATATGAAAGTGCAAAAATTAATGTCACGAGTCCTTTGCTACGAACCTACTTCAAGATGACAAAGCAGAAAGGAAAAATAATTTATCGTTCACAAAGCCGAAGTGATATAGTAAAACCTTTAAGCCAAACATGTAATCATTTCCATGCTTACTTTGCTAATATAGAAATGAAATAGTGACGCCAAACAAATATCAATCGTTCAACCCACTTTATAAAGGGTAGAAatccataaatacaacaatttagTCTTACTTACAGTGAGAACAAGATGCCTTTGGACGAGGATAACTATAGGAATATACCTTTCAAAGTACGTGCTCtaggcagagtctcgtgctgataatgtGTTATAGAAAGaatataaagtaaataaactgaagacaagtatagatgtagattgatatttttattcaacttcaaactgatgtacataataaactgaaatttcctctatttatagaagaaaagaagcagttgcgaggcttttcaggaagcagttgCAAGGTTTTTccggaagcagctgcgaggctttgcTTGAGCTGCATGTAAGCTGTCTGTATGATGCtatgagctgcttgcaacttt
This region of Nicotiana tomentosiformis chromosome 4, ASM39032v3, whole genome shotgun sequence genomic DNA includes:
- the LOC104088456 gene encoding AT-hook motif nuclear-localized protein 17-like, whose amino-acid sequence is MKGEYVQLEEKKDHSSNSSRNSMFGKLHPPQNFQQNPSHHHFHHPSFQISRECQNSEEADSTTADKNDALTPQPVSAIAPPPPPPPSSDGATIEVVRRPRGRPPGSKNRPKPPVIITRDAEPSMSPYILEIPIGVDIINSITKFCRTRNMGLCVLNGSGTVTNVTLRQPSTTPVSTVTFHGRFDILSISATIVQPNASVPSNNNGIANGFTISLAGPQGQVVGGGVVGPLVTAGTVYLVAATFNSPSFHKLPVEEELGRNSGGGGGNEGSGRQSPPPHTVVSGGEDSGHPPTTTAPESCGMSMYSCHLPSDVIWAPTARQPPPPPPPY